One window from the genome of Moritella sp. F3 encodes:
- a CDS encoding YkgJ family cysteine cluster protein has protein sequence MQCRMNCGACCEAPSITSYIPGMPDGKPAGVRCVNLSADNLCLIFTDPERPPLCDTFKATYDVCGENREQALFLITDLEIQTAI, from the coding sequence AATGCAGAATGAATTGTGGCGCGTGCTGTGAAGCGCCAAGTATTACAAGTTATATACCTGGAATGCCTGATGGTAAGCCTGCTGGCGTGCGTTGCGTTAATTTATCGGCAGATAATCTGTGTTTGATATTTACTGACCCTGAACGTCCGCCATTATGCGATACATTCAAGGCCACTTATGATGTCTGTGGTGAAAACCGTGAGCAAGCTTTGTTCTTAATTACGGATCTAGAAATACAAA